CTGTAGGATGACGCCTCCTGGGGACAGACCCTCCGAGCCGAGGCTTTCCCgcagctcctctcctctctccgCAGCTCATGTCCCGGCCGAGTCCCGCATGGCCGCAGCGAGACGAGCCCCCCCCGTGCGGCACCGCCACCGCGCTCCCCCCGGCCTCGTCTGACAGCGACTCCGGCTGTGCCCTGGAAGAGTACTCGGAGCCCCCCGCAGAGCCCGCGCCCCCCGAGGTGAGCAGCTCCGACCCCTCGGACGCGCCTTTAGCTGGAGCGACGCCGCTTCAGCCCCTCGGTCACCCACCCGTGTTTCCCAAGGTCCCCGCCTGCTTCGAGAGCCGCCCCTCGGACCCCCCCCGTCCTGCCGACCGGAACCTGCTTCGTGTCAGAgcgctcctgcagcagctgccgcCGCAGGACTGCGATGTAAGAAACGCACGTGTTGGTTCCATGCCGCCCTCCCCGCGCTCCGCTGCCGCGGGTCCTTCCCTCCTCACCTCCCCTTCCCTGCGCAGGAGCGGTACTGCCCTGACCtcgaggaggaggagaggaagcagcTCCGGGCCTTCAGCGCCGGCCGCCGACGGGACGCGCTGGGCCAGGGGGTGGCAGCGCCGGTGCCAGGCGCCCGCCACGGGTGTCCGTGCAGGAAGGTGAGGCCCATCCCCACGGAcggcgcggggccgcccctGAAACGCGGCCTGACCGCGACCCCGTGCCTTGCAGTGCGGCAGGAGGCTGAGCAAAGGGGATCCCGGGATTGCGGCGTCGCGgctgggagagcagctctggcacccgccctgcttctgctgccacGTCTGCCACCAGCCCCTGGTGGACCTCATCTACTTCCAGCAGGACGGGAGGATCTACTGCGGCCGGCACCACGCCGAGCTCTTCCGGCCACGCTGTGCCTCCTGCGACCAGGTGGGCGACGGCCGAGGAGACGCTTTGGGCTCCGTTGTGCTCGTTATGTGTTCCTGtcctctgctggcagctgcaaacacagcaggaCGGGCCAGAGGATCTCCCTTCCTGCACCCCAGAGATTCCCATGCCCACCCCAAAGCACAAAAGCGTGTTCTGGGCGGTGTATTCTCCGGGTGCTTACGGGACAGTTTGTTCCCTTCCAGCTCATCTTCTTGGAGGAGTGCATCGAGGCAGAGGGTCGGCGCTGGCACCCGGAGCACTTCTGCTGCCTGGAGTGCGACGCGCCGCTGTGCGGGCAGCGCTACGTGATGCGGAGCGGCCGGCCCTGCTGCCGCAGCTGCTTTGACAGCCTCTTTGCCGAGCCGTGCCAGGCCTGCGGGGAGCCCATCGGTACGGCCGTGCTGCCGGAGGGGTAGGTGGGTGGATGCGGGAGACCCCCCTCTCACCTGCCATCCCCTCATAGGTATTGACAGTGAAGAGGCCACACACCAGGGTCTGCACTGGCACgcctgtgctgcctgcttctgctgcagtcTGTGCCAAAAGCCGCTGCGTGGGCAGCCCCTCACCGCTCGCTGCGGGAGGCTCTTCTGCTCCGAGAGCTGCAGTCTGGGCTGGGATGTATCTTCTGCTGCCTCCACCACCTCCGATTCCTCTGACTCAGCCTTCGTCTCGGCACCGTCCCCTGACTCGACACCTGTCTCCAGAGCCAGCTACACCACCAGGGCTGGGAGCACCGCAGcggctgggggctgcagacAGCGGGTGGAAGGGGCTGGTAGGGACCTGAGTGCTCCACCTGCAAGGGGTTGGGAGGGAAATGGAAGCAAATCCAGGCTCTGGGTACTTCACTGGGAGTACAGCATACAGGTGCAGCCCAACTCAGGGCTGTAGCAGCAGCTGCGGGCTCCCAGCCCAAATTCCACAGCTGAGGTTTGATTGGGACAGCCCCTGctgcaccagcagctgcagcaaggcaggCTCAGCCTCTTTCTCCCTCAcccttccttgctttccttcttccagAGATGCTACCGGATCAGGCCTCCACACACCCTGCATTCAGGAGCCCTGAGGACCACGGAGCAGCTGTAGAGAGGAGCAAGGATCCTGTGTACACAGGGATGCTGAGATCATCAGCCAGCCACCCCTCCAACCTCCAGCCCGGCACAGAGAGTCCCTGCAGGCTTCTGGGAGGTCCTGAACCCCGAACAGTGGCAGGGGATGGAAACCCACACTTCCAAGTGGGTCTGTCCCCTGCCCGACCCAGCCCACATCTGGAGGACGTTGACCCACAGGATATCATGGAAGAGGACGACTCTTGGTGTCCCACCTGCTCTTCATCCTCAGACTCTGACTCAGAAGAGGAGGGTTTCTTCTTTGGGAAACCCATCCCCAAGCCCGGGATGAACTCTGTGGGCAGGGAGCCCCAGCACCTGGAGCGGGCGGGATTCAGGATGGCAAAGCTGCGGGgcagcagcaaacactgcagcGTGTCCTAGCACAGGGACACTCAGCAAGCAGGGGTCCCCAGAGGAAGCAGGGCAAGGTGGCAGTTTGCATGGTATTtaagcagaggggcagcagctgGGTCCCAAAAGCACTGGGGAGGGGAGAGCACCTTGTATGGCACTGCCATCCTGCCAGCACTTACAGTGGTCTCAATGCATTCCAAACACCTTTTAGACACAGCCCAAGGCtgaggtgggagggggggggaagctgCTGGGATCTttcaccagcagctgctggcaaagcacagcctgcaaTTCCTGCTGGCCTCTCCTTCAATTAGGAACAGGTAAAGCAAGCAGGGAGCAGAGAACCAGCAGCCCACACTGGTCTCTGACTGTCTCAGACAAACCCAAATCCTCAGagaacagctgtgctctggggaGGGCAGCCAAGGACTTAGGACGAGGGCAGACACCTGCATGGCACCTGCAGCAGGGATCCTGCCCAGACTGAACAGGAGGGATCTGGCCATCAGGGTCAGATCCAGATGCCAGGTGAGAATCTCTCACCTGTAGGGACATCTTGAAGAACACGAGCTGATGCTGCCCTGCATGGGGCTGCGTGCCCTGCCAATGCAGGGAGTAGACCAgtggggcagctctgccatcGTGATGGATGAAGCTCCAATAAAGCTCAGCTGAGACCTGACTACAGGAGTGACAACCAAGCCTGGCCTGTTTCTCTCAGCCTGGGGTTGCAGCAGTGTTAACTGCACTGCTGGAGAACTGTGCTCAATGGGAGTTGAGGGGCCCCAGGAAAGGAGCAGATGGGGATGTCACTGTGGGACCCCTCCCTGTGCATGCTGGCCCCAGCAGAACACGAATGGAgcatcagcagtgcagaggctATACCAGGGCTGCaaaaataactcatttttatttatgaaaaagaacaaaccatGAATTTTAAAGAGACTATGAAAATGAGTAGTAGAATAAAGGCCCCTCCTCAcagtttctctctctccctcctccctccagtAAAACCACCTCCCTCCGTTACTATAAATACAGGCCTACCTATGGCTCATCCCTTGCCCATAGTTCCCACTTACTGCCTAGAGACATCAGAACCAACCACCCTCTCCAAAGTATGAAGGCCCTCCAACCCCCATCTCCAAGAGAAACCATACTGGCACATCCCTACAGCTCCCCACTCAGCAGCTGGGGTGCAACACATCGTACTCCTGGATGAAGTCCTCCATCTCCTTGAGGAGGCGGTTGCGGAGCTCACGCAGGTTGGCTCTCAGCGCCTTCATCAGCACCACCTCCATAGAGggctccttctgcagcagcatcatgGACACCATGGCAAAATTGAGGCAGAAGTCGTGGTAtccctgcagggagcagcctggGTTCAGCATGGGGCTCTCACAGccaaaagggatttttttcccctttggagTATCCCAGAGGTGGCAGCCTCTTCCCCCAGCACCTACACTGAACTGTCCCAGGGCTCACCCAGCACTGCTTTATTCCCCCTGTAGGTTCTGTAGCTCCTGAGAGTTCTCCTCTGCACAACCATTCCCACACACCCTCGTCGGTGCCAGGACTCACCTGCTCGATGTTCTCCTTCTTGGTGAGGATGGCAGCAGAGCGCGGGTCTGTGCTGGTGGGGGAATGTGTGGAGCGCGGGGGGCGGGGTAAGCTCTGGAAGCCTGCAGCCTGGGCAGTGGGAGAAATGAGGTGAGGCTGGATGCTTTGATGGGGAGGTGTGGGCAAGGGAACAGGCACCACATTGGAGATGGCAGCTGGGGACCAGTCACTCTGCGGAGGAACCAGCTGGGACCTCGCCTCCCTTCCCTCACATGCAGGAGGTTGCTCCTTGCTTCCCACTtccactgcagccccagcagctctgccaccaAGACCCAAAGGCCCCACTGGATGGTTTCTCTCCCCCATCAGGCAGTAAACCAGCCTCTCTGCAGAACTCCTGTTTGTTTCACTAAAGCTCGACTTCTGGGCTCgctcacactgcagcacactcTCGATCTCCAAGTTATTTCTTTGGCCTTTCTCCAAATGGATTCCAATTTATCAGCCTCTCCTGAAGAGGCAGCACCAGGGCTAACGTGGGCTCTGCATCCACACAAAGCAAGGCTTTAACCCTAGGACACAGTCCTGTGACTGGGAAGGCCAGAGAGGAactcccaccccccccccagggCTTAGATTAACGTTCCTGAGCCTCCATGTAGGTGCTCTCCAAAGACACACGGGCACTGTTTTTGCTGTTCAATCAAaagtaaacagaggttaaacgGATGCTTGGTTAAGTAAGATTATCATGATGGAAAGATAAccaataataaatgaaaatgctcaccaatgttgaaggCTTGCAGTAAAACCCCACAAAAGAGCGATCTCCAGAGAGATCCTTCCTTAGTGGCAGTCAGTCCTTAAACGGGctctaggagaggtgcagctgggctccaccccttccagtagcacagctgaaataccttcacctgtgctcccagggctgactcagtgctcgcctcaggtggtcaatcaggCCGTGATCAACAGCTCCCATACACTTGCACAGCACGCAGGGCAGGGCTGCGCACGTACCAGCTCTGTCCAACCCCAAGGATGCTGCCCGGTCCCGGgtggtgctgctgcctcagTGCAGACACTGGAGCTGGCcgtgctgggctgtgtgctgggctctgcagtaGCTTCCAGTGGAATCTGTGAGTTTTCAGATTGGTGAAGGCCACAAAGAAGCAGTGGGAAGGCACACGGGGGATGAGGGCAGAGGCAGCACTGCAAGCTAACACTGCGGCCTTCAGGAAGGGAAACCTCAGGCACTCTTCTCCCGGGAGGAAACAAGTGCAGCCACAGGCTAAAACCCACCCCATCCCAGACAGCTGCTGCCTCCGCTTCACCAGCAACACCTGGCAGTTACTGCCATGTTCGagagagcaggcagagctcagcatgtACCTCCAAAATTGGGCCAGCAACGACAGCCTCAGCAGGCTACAGGGCTAACAGACTGTACAGATACAGCTCAGCATTACCACTAGCCTGAGGGACACTCTGGCTGCATGGCTTTATCTGTGCATATTGCTGCAGATGCGTTTCAGAGTCCACAGAGAAGCGTTCTGATACACCCcagacaaatggaaaaatagGGTTCATGGAGGGGACTGCAAAATCCCACCTCCCTCATGGCACAACATCTAGGCAGAAAGAGGAGACGTGCATGAGTGCATACCAGCTCCAAGCCTTCATCCTCCTTGGTGCTGGTTATCTCTGGTGAGACTGGCTCCAGTTCCACTGCAGAGGGCTGCTGGTTGCTCGCAGCTTCCTCTCCAACTTCTGGCTCAACCTGCAGACACGCAATAGCATGAGGCAGGGATGCTCATCTGTCCCAGAGAAAAGAGCTGGGACACAGGACAGACAGAGTGCTGAAACCCAAAGGAAACCAGGGGCTTTGCAGTCCAAGAGAAAAGTCAGGCAAACATCCTGCTTCCATTTCTGTCCAAGAGATACCAAGGTGAAaagcgagagagagagaagtgagGGGTTACACAGGTTGAGGTGATCCCCAGGGCCAGGCAGCTCCTGGGGTGAAAATATCTCCATATGCACTCAGGAAAGAGGTGCCCACATACTGGCTTtgatcctgctgctggctcctgctccACTGCCTGGGGGTCAGTGCCTGGGCTCTTCTCTGGGCTCTTCTCTGGGCTCTTCTCTGCATGCTCaggctgttccagcacctcactgcttgCCACCAGCAGGCCCTGGGGGAAATCCTGCTGGTCAAGGCCATAGCAGCAGCAAGGGATCCATGTGGCTATGCAATTGGAATCACCACTGTGTACCTGGGGTAAAAACTTACCTCATCCACCTGCTTCTCGCTTTGCAGACTCTTTTTGCAGGCAGTAGGTGACTGGGGAGCACCAAGCTGCTCTTTAAcacctgtctgtctgtctgggGAGCTTGACTGAGAGGGCTTGGAGGATGGATGGTGTCCTGCAGAAACACAACAGGACTTAATACACAAAGTGCTAAACCCCCCCATGCagatgctgctggctgcacccACCATAGAACAGAGGGGTCCTGGGCAGCAGCCAACACTGAAGCAGCACAAACCTTGAGAGCTCTGGGGAGAATGGCTGTGGGATGCTGTCTCCTGCTTGATGGGCCGAAGGAGTCGGCAGCGTCTCCTCCGTGGGCCACAATAGCGCTGGGGTGAGAAGTTGTCCTGGAAGCCTTCTTGTTCCCTATAAGAGCCAAGGGAAATTCAGGCTGGCAAGGATCCCTGGTGCAACAATCCCACCTTGAGCAGGGTCAGCTTCAAtgctgcagtgccctgcagcagTATTTAACCCACTGCATCCACCTGCTGCCCACAGCATCAGAGCTGAACCTAGATACGTTCGTTCATGTAGCACAGCTCCCCCACCACCTGAGATCCCAGAGGGGACCACCACTCCTCAGCCAACCCACAGGAGCTATGCTCAGCCCAGACCCACAGCAGGATGTAGAAGCTGACCTCTTTCCAGCCCATTACCCCACCCTTGGTGTAGGCACCCACCATAGGAATTCAGGATGGTGCTCCTGGTTGGGGAACTCAGGCCGGTCAAAGAAGTCCCAGTGATGCAGCTGTGGTATCTGAGGAGAGCAGTGGTTTATATACTAAGCAAGTAAAGAGACACACCAGCTGGCATGAGGGcagaggagcacagcacagggaaatGTGACCCTCATCACAGAGCAGTAAACCACCCTTTTTCCCTCTGCCCATCCGTGGTGCCATGGCCACCACCATCCCTCCCCAGACCTCCCCTCCTCACCGGCTGCAAGTCATTGACAAACATTTCCTCATGGTTGTGGTGATCCTCTCTTTCCATCCACGGAGGTGGCGGCGCTTCACAGTTCTGGGGGTCCCATCCCCAATTCTCCTCATTCCAGTGGATGTCAGCAGGGCCAGGGAAAGGCCTGGGTGGCCTGGGACCGGGCTGCCAAAGGAAATCACCACCGGTGAGGACAGCAGCACGTTTGGAGCAGCCACGCACCCAGCAGGCTTCCATGGGGATTTTGGTTGTGCCCCAGGTTCCCCTGCCCACTGAGTTCTTTACAACTCTCCTCTTCCCAGGGCAGTACCATCCTTTAGCCAACCCAAATTTGGAGAACCCCAACAGCTCTGCCCACCCCGTGCTGCCCAGCTGCTCGCCCCAACCTCTTACCAGAAGCATTCTTCCCCTGGCTCTCCATTGCTGGGGCTCCCATGGAGGATCATGCCAGGCATCCCAGGGGCCACGAGCACGTGGAGGTGGCGGCCCTGGCTGACGTGGATAGGGCTGCAGAGAGGACacagggagaggaaagcaggatgagagcctccctgctgctgcaacTTCCCTCTCCACCACCAGGATGCCTTGCACAGATGGGCAGCTCAAAACCCTCCCATCTGAAGTTGCAGACAATTCCCAGCCTTCCCAGCTCTCTCCTGTACCACGGAGATGCACTTCCAGTTACTCCATATCCCAAGGGATAGAGCAGTGGGTACCCACCCTCACTGCCCTACAGACAAGTCCCACAAAGCTCCTGTGCTCCCAGCCACAACCACAGACCCACCTACCTCCCAGGGGAAGGCCCGGGGCCCCCTCCTGCAGAACCGCTTTGAGGACATCTTGCCAAAGTGTTGCCCTCGCCTTGATCCCTGCTCAGAGGAGGTCTTCAGTGAGTCCTCATTAGGCTGCAAGGAAAGAGCTGTGGGTGAGTACATCCCACAAGATGGGCATTACCATCTCTCCAAGGTCAGCTTCCCAGTGGCGCCACCCACAGCTGCCCCTGCTCAGCTGAGTTCTGAGCATTTGGGCTCTGTGAAGCacagcaccaccagcacagaAGGCAGTGCAGAACTGCTCCCTGTCCTTGGAGGAGACAAGGTTCAACGCAGTGCTGGTGCTCTTCCCCCACACCACACATATCTGCTGCCGGGTCTCCCCACCCATCGCAGATCTCTACCTGCTCACATCGATGCTTCCACTGCCCAGTGCACTCTGCACAGGTCACAGCGCCCAACAGCACCACCCCGCTATTGTTCCTGTTGTGCTGGCTCACAGCCATGCTGCTCAGGCTGCCTCAGCACCAGACACTgtcccagctctctgcagggGCTGAACCCTGTGCATACACCAGGGCACTTCACAGACTCCCTGGGGATGCGCTGGTGGCTCAGTGCTTATTGCACAGCACACCAAGAGGGCAAGCAGGGTTGGCTCTGACCTCATTCCCACTTCTGGGGGCTCCTGCAGGGACAGTCAGGCAAAGagcaagcacagcagctgggcaCAGAGCCCCCGTCCCAGGGCATGCCTCCATGCCTCTGCCTCAATCCGTCACTGCCACGTGCTCCCCAGGATGCTCCCAGCTTTGTGCCAGGGGCATTTGGGGCACAGCAcaccccagcagctcagctgctccgGCACAGCCCGAGGAAGTGAGAGGGAAGGCTGGGAGGAGCGTCTGGTGGCTGGTGGCCCTGGCAGGGCAGCTCGGCACAAAGGGCTGCTGCCCTCACACCCACCTATGCAGACGGCGGAAGCTGAGGAGCAGGGAGCTCCACTCCTCgggcagggctggctcagcCGCGCCGGGACAGCCAGGAAGCTGCAGTTCAGCGCTGCTGGGTTGGCCAAGAGCTGCCTGGGGACGATGGGCTGCCCAAGCCGTCCGTGTCTCTCACCTTCTATCACCACAGCCGGGTTAGTctcctgcttgcagcaccgCAAAACTCATCGGCTGAGCCCGGGGCTGCTCGGAAGCTTTGCCCACGGCGCTGCGGCCGGCCCAGCACACCCCCTGCTGGTGCCGCCACGCACACGGCACCTCCTCTTTCCCCGCATTGCCATCACGAGCCACGTTCCCATTTCCTTAGCTCTGGCCAGCCAGATACGTTAGTGCTCGGTGCAGGCATCGCGCCCAGCCACCTAACGAGATGTATCACCTTCCTGCTGCTTAAtgaacatctgctttctttcaggTCTGAAAGCTGATGTATGGGTAGTGGTTGGGAACGCACCGATAACAAGCTGGTCCAAACTGGTCTGTCCCGCAATGCAAACtccttctgtatttcagagagTAAAGCAAAGTTTGTGACCTTGCAATAATG
The genomic region above belongs to Excalfactoria chinensis isolate bCotChi1 chromosome 23, bCotChi1.hap2, whole genome shotgun sequence and contains:
- the PRICKLE4 gene encoding prickle-like protein 4 — translated: MSRPSPAWPQRDEPPPCGTATALPPASSDSDSGCALEEYSEPPAEPAPPEVPACFESRPSDPPRPADRNLLRVRALLQQLPPQDCDERYCPDLEEEERKQLRAFSAGRRRDALGQGVAAPVPGARHGCPCRKCGRRLSKGDPGIAASRLGEQLWHPPCFCCHVCHQPLVDLIYFQQDGRIYCGRHHAELFRPRCASCDQLIFLEECIEAEGRRWHPEHFCCLECDAPLCGQRYVMRSGRPCCRSCFDSLFAEPCQACGEPIGIDSEEATHQGLHWHACAACFCCSLCQKPLRGQPLTARCGRLFCSESCSLGWDVSSAASTTSDSSDSAFVSAPSPDSTPVSRASYTTRAGSTAAAGGCRQRVEGAEMLPDQASTHPAFRSPEDHGAAVERSKDPVYTGMLRSSASHPSNLQPGTESPCRLLGGPEPRTVAGDGNPHFQVGLSPARPSPHLEDVDPQDIMEEDDSWCPTCSSSSDSDSEEEGFFFGKPIPKPGMNSVGREPQHLERAGFRMAKLRGSSKHCSVS
- the LOC140262169 gene encoding uncharacterized protein, whose translation is MEACWVRGCSKRAAVLTRGDFLWQPGPRKPRPFPGPADIHWNEENWEEASQDCDVLPFSLDYGEDQHSHEETFVEDLQPPNEDSLKTSSEQGSRRGQHFGKMSSKRFCRRGPRAFPWEPYPRQPGPPPPRARGPWDAWHDPPWEPQQWRARGRMLLPGPRPPRPFPGPADIHWNEENWGWDPQNCEAPPPPWMEREDHHNHEEMFVNDLQPIPQLHHWDFFDRPEFPNQEHHPEFLWEQEGFQDNFSPQRYCGPRRRRCRLLRPIKQETASHSHSPQSSQGHHPSSKPSQSSSPDRQTGVKEQLGAPQSPTACKKSLQSEKQVDEGLLVASSEVLEQPEHAEKSPEKSPEKSPGTDPQAVEQEPAAGSKPVEPEVGEEAASNQQPSAVELEPVSPEITSTKEDEGLELIPLEATAEPSTQPSTASSSVCTEAAAPPGTGQHPWGWTELAAGFQSLPRPPRSTHSPTSTDPRSAAILTKKENIEQGYHDFCLNFAMVSMMLLQKEPSMEVVLMKALRANLRELRNRLLKEMEDFIQEYDVLHPSC